The genomic interval gcggcctggtccacagacactaaagcactccagctagccttgtgcctcactgacgacgctttggcatgcctgctgctgcttagcccagcggagaggggtgactacagggctctggttggtgctctgcagcggcggtttgggcagtgtggccagcctgctgtcctgcggtccgaactgacgagtagacggagacaaccgggtgagccgcttcgcgctttggctaatgacattgagatgctagcgaagaaagcatatgcccacatgcccatcgacgtacagaacgagctggccagagaccagttcatccgcgccattatccctggtgagctgcgcatccagactcaactttcccacccccgcaatctgcacgaggccctggagatggccttggagagggaggccgtggtggcttctgcggggtgcgaccatagcgagtatgacccggtggtgagggctgcggtgccggaggccccgggccagggggtgccagcttgggcggccgaattgaccgaactggttcgaggcgtgtctctacaatcttcacgccgcggtgctcgtcctcgccgagaccctcctgtttgctggacttgcggacagctgggccacatcagtgtgcgatgcccagaccgtgccggtgttcagggaaatgcctcagggcctgcgtaggcgggacggcgcaggccccttcttctgtgtcccaatccgccggggcgccggtggacagagcccaacggtacagctgggggtgcggggctcagctccccccagaagcagacgacagcacagagtccgcgagggtggtgggctggacgcgtgcaggggatttttgtcacatccccatcaccctggcaggggctccgtgcacagctctggtcgacactggctccactgcgaccttgatgagacctgacgtggtgccggtaggaacccagttggaaccaactacagtaaaactgcgtacagtgactggtgagttagccccgatgttgggaaaaggactggtccctattcaggtggggggcctgggagtgaacttggaggtgtgggtggcagcggtgcaggacgtttgcatattaggcctggactttctgcgggcctcacagagtgtcttagacctggggaataacacgctgacctttccagggggccccatggttgacctggtgcgccccgcacaggccccgaacctacacccgccaaagtcgagagcagcgggggtgcaccatgaggcacaccttccgcccccgatctacccccctgcacccctgtcccctgaccctgatttagccaccgtggtgggttctcctgcctcagaccagcacactgtaatgggggagggggatagactggcagtagtgagggacatatggacacgtagctgccaagatttagatcatccacagcgggaggagctgtggcaggtgctgctggagttcaaggacatttttgctctgtcagaagacgaggtaggcttaactcacctcctgcagcacgacattgacacgggagatgcacggcctgtgaagtcacgccctcgccgcctccccctggcgcatcaggctgcggctgatagtgcaatcggggagatgctcagggctggcgtcattgaaccctccgacagcccctgggcctcgggggttgtgatggttaaaaagaagaagagccccaaaatgagattctgtcgattttaggccgttgaacagtgtgactaagaaagactcatacccgctgccccgcatcgatgagtgcctggatttggtttccggctcttcctggttctcctcgctggacctgcgtagcgggtattggcaagtgcccctcagccccgcagccagaccaaagactgctttcagcacaggcagggggctgtggcaattccgtgttctctgcttcggcctatgcaatgcgccggccacgtttgaaaggttgatggaaaaggtgctggccgatattccccgacaggaatgtttggtctacttggacgacatcctggtccacggaagttccttcgaggcagctctggcatccctgcggcagattctacagcggatagcggcagcgggcctgaaactccaccctgataagtgctgctttatgaggaaagagctggagttcctgggacacaaaatcgggggtgagggtatcagtacgctggaggagaaagtgcaggcggtgaaggactggccaacccccacaaacttgaaggacttaaagagcttccttggtctggtgtcctactacaggcggtttgtaagggggttctcctgtattgctgcgcccctgttccgcctgcagaaaaaggatagtgactttgactggtcagcaggatgtgaacaggcttttgagcggctgaaaaacgccctaacagaatctcccaccctcgccaccccggaccccagtctgccgtttattctagacacagatgccagcgatgtcggaatgggggcagtgttgagccaggtggggccagcgggggagagagtggtggcgtacttcagcagaacctttaataaggctgaacgacgctactgtgtgacgcgaagggagctcctggccatagtacgggcaataagtcacttcaggtactacctttgtggcctgcccttcactgtccggtcagaccattcagccttgcagtggctaatggcgtttaaggagccagaggggcagattgcacgctggctggaggaattagcgccatacgtcttcgaagtgaagtaccgagcgggggctcaccacgccaacgcagatgccatgtcccgccgcccctgtgctccagctggttgccggtactgcgaaaagcgggaagcccgggaggaggagctccgggctgggggagagcatgattccgggtgtagcggaggtgagctggcctgcagagtggcacaggtgattgacccgctcgagtggagagcgcaacaggagcaggatgttgacctccggccagtgctacaatgggtggagtctggtcaaagaccgcagtggagcggagtggctggatactcacctgcaactaaaggactgtttgtgaaattttcagctctccgagtaaaggacggagtgctgcagagagcctggaaggagccagctacgggggaggaggggtggcaggtggtggtccccagggccctgagggaggcagttttgaaggcctcccacggaaccgccggggtggggcattttggagtttccaaaacccttcggcggctccggcagagtttctactgggggcagctcaggagggatgttgaggacttttgccgccggtgtgacctctgtgcagcgcacaagggtccctcagaccagtcccgggcccagctacagcagttagcagtgggagccccgatggagagagtagcagtggacgtgatggggccttttccacgcacagacagaggaaatcgttatgtcttagttgccatggactacttcacaaaatggccggaggcatatgccatacccgaccaggaggcggagacggtggtcgacaggctggtggagggcatgtttgccaggttcgggatggcagaaaccattcacagtgaccagggaaggaactttgagtcggctgttttctctgtcatgtgtgagcgcttagggatgcgaaagacccggacgacaccgttacacccgcagagtgatgggctcgtcgagcgcttcaacaggaccctggcgaaacagctggccatcctcactgcagagcaccagcgtgattgggacatgcatctcccccttgttttgttggcgtataggtccgctgtgcaggattccaccttgtgtacgcctgccctgctcatgctggggcgagagctacggacgccagcggagatggcactggggaggcctccggacgctccggtagtcgtaccgggtccggaatacgccaggagactgcaggaccggctggagtcggcccatgcttttgcccgtgatcagctggagaaagcgggaatgagacagaaaaggaattatgacttgagggtaaaagggaaagacttcagggccggtgaccttgtgtgggtgtacagcccgaggaggaagaaaggccggtgccctaagctggactgccactgggtggggccttgtgtagtggtagagaagctgggggaagtggtgtacagggttcagctgctgactagggggagacgagtggcccttcatagagacaggctggctccatataagggtgatgtgcgcccggtccagtcgacccccctgagaaatgaaacagccacagccccagactcactgactgtgcccccttctactgccccacagcttcctccacttttgcaccccatcccagatcaaaagcagggtgctgcaggacagcagacacagccccaagtgtAGCTGACGCTATGGTGGTCTGTGTGGGTTGCCGTAGTGACAGGAAGTAGGAATATGCTACGAGATTTTATTTGCtaattttggtttaataatggcacaattattttataacaatAAGTTACATTGCATTTcagttaatgtttgtttgtaaaattaCCGGTGCTTGAAAGAAAACTATATTTGTATTAAGTCATGGAAATGCATGACCCGGAAGTGTGTGTTGTCAGTAGCGGGAGAGAACGGACACAAGAGAAGTCAGAGAGAAACGAAATCATCGATAAAAGACTCAAATCTACTAACGATATTCTACTACTGGTCAACAGGCGCACACGTTTTCACGGTGTTCCAGGTGTTCCATTGATGATCCGTGCATCGTTTATGatctgtaaaagaaataaatgtctgtGGACATCAGTACGAAGCGTGAAGTCCTTTTGAGCAGACCAGAGTAGCTACAGTGAAAACGTGACCTGATCCATCGCACCGAGGGGGCGTTATAGCGACACGTGACCTGATACGGCGCACTGAGGCGGCTTCACCCTGCATCCACAAGGCGGCGCCAGAGTTCTTCACATCCTGCCGCAAGCTACAGGCTTCAGAGTTCAACTGCGGGAGTAAGATCAAGTCCAAATGCGCATCCTATGGTCAGATTGTGTAATTAAACGGCCTCTGCTACTGATGGATGAATAAGAGttgaataaacacaaaatgactTCCAATGATAATCCCTTGTTACAAAATGATAGCCATATTAACCATGAGCCTCAAGAGCAAGGCAAACAATGTACAGAAGCAGATGTAAGACCAAAAGAAACTGTAAAGTATGCTGTAACTGATCAAGCTAAAACAGAGATTAGAAAATCCTCCCGTGAAAGACATTTTACACCTAAAATGCAGGAGCTAAAAGAGCAAGAATTGGtccaaaaggaaagaaagttcCAGTCAGTCTACGACAAGTGGAAAATTAAAGTAAGAGACATTCGCACAAGATTAAAGGAAGAATGCCCAGAAAAAGACTTATACAGCATGATGGATGATGTTGAATTGTTTGATTCTGAATTGAAAGAACTGTATGACGATATCAGAAAGCAAACAGCCCCAAATCAAGAAATTCGGAGGAAAGTTGATGCATGCTCTGCTGTAACTTTGGACTTGATGCGGTTAATGAGAGTACGGCTAACAGAGGATGCAAGTGAGTTTGATGCGGTAGCAGAAAAGGCAAGATTACGCATGCTCCTTGACAATGAATATGCCAGATCAATATATTACGGTGGCCCTGAAGtgcaaagcacaacaacattaactaagcacaattacaaattacgaaagcacaacaacattaacgaaagcacaacaacattaaagaaagcacaacaacattaacgaaacacaattacaaattacgaaagcacaacaacattaacgaaagcacaacaacattaacgaaagcacaacaacattaacgaaagcacaattacaaattaggaaagcacaacaacattaacgaaagcacaacaacattaacgaaagcacaacaacattaacgaaagcacaattacaaattaggaaagcacaacaacattaacaaaccgGAAAAGGTAGGTCCCAGTGGGAAAACCTGGGAAATCGCTGATTGGACGACGCCACTTTTGGCTTTTGAACCGGAAGTTATGGCGTGCGCTCGGCGGCAAGACAGTCATATCGCTATGTATTGTCCTAACTGCGGGAAAGAGCTGGTTGAGCTGTCACCAAACTTTTGCAGCAACTGTGGCAAGAGGATTCAAGAAATATGTGTCGGAAGTACTCCACAGCCTTCAAGTAAGTTCATAAGCATGAAGAATGGTTTGTTTGTCTTATGGATGTAGTAACTTGCTAACATTAGCGGTGTACAGACCGTGTCCGTTCTCATTTAAATGGGCCTTGTAAATTCAAATGCTGAATTAAAAGTGTGCCTAGGTTTCAGTAATACAGCAGCATTTATAGATCAAATATAAATGTCCGTTGCATTCTTGGGCGCTATTTTCCTGGAAAACCTGTGTTGCTCTGGTTAGTATGGCATGTCGTTTATAGGACTATGCATCTCTCTGATGTGcgactttgtcatttttttccttgacTTCAGCACGACAGACTATTCCACCCTGCCCGACTCCAGCCTTCAGCACCTTCCTAGAAtatcaacaaaagaaaaacgaGGAGCGGCAAAAGTATTCTGTAGGGAGAAAGGGGTTAAAGcacaaggaaaaaataaaagttcggGTAGGTTCATCATGGCTCCGACTGAAAACAAGCAGCTTTTATCTATGAAGAAAGTTCAGCGGAACAAAGCTATGCAGAATAATTGATAACCAGTAATAGCATATTGTCAATTCATGATCATTCAAAATAGTAAATCAGCTGTTGATTAATAAATTACCAACCGTTATTATGAACTGTTTGTATCCAAATCTGTGGTTTAAAAGTAAGGGTTTCCATCATTGTGCTTTGACTGATATTAGTAAATAATTGGTCCATTTGGTTGTTATTGCAACATGTAAcacaagatttaaaaacaaaaagaacaagtttgacaattatttttaaacattgctCAGTCTTTCACATCTTCTTTCTTTCAGATAAATGTTGGCTTGATGGTCATTCAGAAGGGTGGTCTAAGGCCACAACGTGGAAAAAATATTTCCCTTACAACAGACCCAGACATCTCTGCCACAACTCTGCTTAGTCAggctgttaaaaaaatgaaggacttcaacaaagatataaaagatgggcCTTTCCTTCTTCTGTATCCAGATGGGACAGAGGTTATTAATATCCCTGGGACACAAAGACCTTTTACCCTTGGTGCTTATAAGGCTGAAGTTGGCAAGCCATATCAAAGGATTACTGTTTTCATCTGCTTGAAAAGGGACTTTGAAGAAGGTaagctgtggtgtttgtgtgtggagtttggcaCACATCGCCTAAACTTCAACAAATATAAATTTTGAAGTTGTGCAAGTAAGCATCACTGGCATAAATCAATCAACTCAATAACAAAGATTAGCTCCTACATGTCAAGTTACTTCCTAGAAACTTGAAAGCCATACACTCTGGGATCTACTGAGTCATGAGTTTTTAGAAATGTTATGTTTATGCATTCGGGTGTAACATTGTTTAACAAATATAGTATTATCACTTAGTAGAAATTAagttagggtttttttttcatgttttgcagTTGGAAATTTGTCAGACTTGTCTGACTCTGACCCAGAGATTGTTATTAAAAAATCCTCAGAGTTGGATCTTGCTGATACACTGATAAGttcaatttaaaatgtatttagtctgtcttttttttgggTTGTTCGACCATCACAAGCACCATTTACCTTTTACCTCAACTCCATAGAActatgtaaatgtttttatgtgaaatgCATTGTGTGTCTTTACGTCAGCCATGGGAACCTCTGGATGAAAGCAGTCCTTTACAACAAGTGGCAGAAACAGAGTAAGTTATATTTTAAGAACATTTCATAGCATGACATGTGCATGTGTACCAAAAGTATTTTAGCCTTTACTGTATTTGCATACAGTATGTATTAATGACATTTACTTTGATTATTTGTCCTGTATGTGGTTACATGTCCTATAAAGTGCTTGTAttgcttgtttattttctggatgcttgtttgtttttgaaatgtcAAATATCCAGGCATGGAAATAATTATTAGACCACCCTTGCTTTCTTCAATGTCTTGTTCATTTTACTGTCTGGTACAAGTAAAGGTACATTTGTTTAGGCAAatacaataacaacaaaaatagcTCATAAGAGTTTACTTTGAAAACTTATATCTATTAATTTTCTACAAAATCTTTGCGAGAATGACAAAAATCACTTCACTTTAATAGCTATAGTACCATACTGCCAAAAACAGCGCTTTTAGGcattccatgtttttttctgtttgttttagtcACATGATGCACAGAGGAGTTACAgggcaataaaataaacaggacaTTGAAGAAAACGGGGCAGTCTCATAATGAATTCCATGACTGCATATTTTCATAATACGCAATGATATATGCTTTTCTTTGCCCTCTAAGGGATGATGTTGGGGATCTAGTGCTTTCAAATGAAGTACAACAGGTactaactgttttatttttgaaagatTTGTTATATTTGTAGCATTTACAGCAATTTTTGGATGTGAGCAGCGTAAAATGCAGAATGTGAACTTTTTTCGACTGACCTTCATCTCGCACCACAATCCACAGATTCTCCTCTCAATCCTTTAAACTGTTAGGATATTAAAATAGTTCTAAATTGGCCAAACATTAATTTTCACTCattctcatttttgtgttttcaggatATAGATTTGGATAACAGAAAAGATCCAGGCACCCGTGAATGTCTCACTGTCCAGAGCTCCTGTTACAGGTGTGTTGTATCTCCTGTAATTATTACAGGGGATGAGACAAAATGATAatgattataaatatatttactttgaatcttttatatttgacttgtgtcataaattaaatgtttggttCTAGAAAGCTGGAACTGCAGGcttatgtatttcttttttcatctaTGATGTGTGCACGTTTTTTGTCTGCAGAAACTACACCAACCTGTTTGAACCCATTCTGATTGACGACGAAGACGATGTTGAAGATCTTACTCATGACAAAGAGAAAGAGCTGCCTACAGAAGAGCCTGTGTTAGTAATTTAGACATTTTGTCTTCAATTAACCAGCATCTGTTCCTGCACATAATTACATTATGCATAGTTTGATAAATCAGTAAAGAAGTACATcctgtgtttaaaatattttctttttttctagaaaaacaaatgtgcagGCACATGAAATTATTGCACATCTGGCACTGGCAATTGACCGCAAGAAGGTCAGCAGGTTCAATATATGTCGGTCAGATGTATGGGATGGAGCTGTTCGCGGATTTCAACGCAGCACGTACTCTGACAGCAATGACATGTTCATCAAGTTTAATGACGATGCTGGCTGCTTTGAAGAAGGGTTGGATACAGGCGGCCCAAGGCGTGAATTCCTTACACTTCTCATGAGCCATCTGAGAAATCGCCCCATCTTCGATGGACCCCCAGAAAACCGTTATCTTGTCTGCAATTCAAGAGGTGAGTCTTTTTAGGTATAGTGAAGTGGTTGTACTACTAAAATCAAAATTTTCAGAAACATCTCATATTTTTATCATAGGCAGATTTAAGTAGTAATAACCACAATAATTCTGTGCTCTGTATAACAGCTGCCAGGGAAGATGAGTATTTTTTAGCAGGAAAGATGATTGCTGTATCCATTGTACACGGGGGACCAGCACCACATTTTCTGTCAAAGAACCTGGTCAACCACATGATAGGGAATCCAAGTTTCAGCGCAACTGTAGAAGATGTGCAAGATGAGGAGATAGGGAAAGTTCTGCAGCAGGTAGGAAATGACCTAGGCTCAGGGAACAGATTTACTGTAGGACaagtaaagattattttgacATTCAGATAAAGATTATGGTTGAGcgaattatttctgtttttgaaagGGCATATTTCACCCTCTCTCAACAAATGTGAAGTCACAAATGGAATAATTTTAATCCTGTATTTGTCTTCATTATAAAAAGGTTGTCAAATTTATATCTTGGTAGTTTTCCTTACAATAAACTGCTTGTTCTATAAGGTCCTGGAAGCAGAATCAGAGGAATCTctgcaaaatgtaattttgcaaAACAGTACCATGTTCCAAACTGCTGGATGCCTCAGAAGTGTGAAGACATGTGAGAAGCAAGCTTTTGTGGAGGAGTATCTCAGATGGTACATCATTGACAGAAACCACAGTGCCATTCAACGGTAAGTAATAACCTGTCTGCCATTTAtggctgaaaatattttaaaactaatCTGCGGTTCTAAGCTCATTACTTAATATGAATTAAGCATTGCCAGTTGTTTACAGCAGCCACTGATATCATGAGACCtttatttattatgaaaagCTAATTAACAACCATGCAATCTGATCAGCAACAACAAATTACCTGATCATATCAGATTTAACAAGCTTctttccttaattttttttgtttttatcttcagTTGCTAACCCATCTTTTTGCCCCCTTCAGGTAAAATGTTAGGAATATATCAATACTTGCCAAATTTTAAGTTTCACCATTTTTATCATCCACGAAGAAATGTATGTATAATAGTTTGTCTGTCACCATAACTCTAAAAGTGCTTTAGAATCATTATTCATGCTACATGATTACTTTTAAAAAGGGATTTCTAAAAAATAAGCTGTTTGACaaacagtgtgaaaacatttttttaaaaatgcttaaatcataattatctatttttgcttttactAATGATTTCTGAGCACTGTTAATAGTTTTGTGTATGAGTGGTCCTACATAAACACCTGAGCTTTACTTGGTGTATGACactattcattttaaatttatcCAGGTATATTAAACTAAAACTGTCATTGGCATTTACACATGTTGACGGATATGGAATAGTTCATATCTATGCTTTAAATCAATTCTAACACTGTTATGCATTTATCCTTAACAGATTCAAAGATGGATTGGCAAGTCTTGGTTTCCTCCCTGCACTGCAGCAGCATTCCAGTGTTCTGTCCCCAGTCTTATGCTTCTCTGCCAAGGCCCTGACTGCTTCAGACTTGGAGACCATGTTCAGACCAGATCTCAGCGCAACAGGAAGCAACAGGCGTCAGAAGGAGGGAAAAACACTGGGCTTTTGGGCAGATTATCTCCTTGATTCAGAAGGTTTGCATGGACAGATTGTGTGTTgtttagaatttatttattttattttttttagttataatgaaaggaaagaagaaataagGTAATTAATTTTCCTCAATGCAAAATCCAACTACAatgtttactttcttctttcagAAAAAATGACAGCTGTATCTCTGGAAGATCTGTTGATGTTTGCTACAGGTCTGGCAGCACTTCCACCAGCAGGCATAATGCCACCTCCACGCCTCGAGTTTTTAAGTGATTCACCTTTTCCAGTTGCAAACACCTGTGCAAATACACTGAAGCTACCGCTTTTGGAATCATACATTGTTTTTAAGGCAAACATGGACTTTGGGATCCAAAATGCTCCAGGATTCGGCTGTCATTAAATCTAAGGTCAAATGCCAGTTACTGATTCCTGTTCAGTCTAGTTCAGATGCTGTTGGCATACTACCACTGTAAGCAAGTTTTGTAACACATTGAAGCGAAAAGCTACTTTAGTGTTTTGCTAAacatttttggtgttttttggtTCGCAGAGCTAAATAATTTACAGTATAGGCAAGTTGAAACATGCTGAACACGTTGTTACAGAGTTTTATTCAGAATGTGTCAAGTCTGTCTTCAGGGTTAAGACTGAATacacagttcattttaaatgttttaatccaCCTGTCGCTTTGTATGTTTTGAATAATGTATTACTTTTCATTTTAGCAGAAGgaacaggaaacaaaagatCAAAAATTTGGGTTCAGGTAGTTTGTCCAAAACCTGGCTATATCTTTCAGCAATAAATACAGTTCTGTGGCTGATTCCCAGTCTTGTGGCTGCTGTAGTCCATTTTGTTGTACAGCCTGTTGTAGGTATTCCTCAATGTTTTGATCACCACACAATTCAGTCGCTTGCCTTGCTTCAGGGAACACATCCAGTTCCCTCTCCTCAACAGCAAATCCACAGTCTCTTGAACCATATCTGCAAAATCAGAATAGAATTAATAATAGAATTGTGAAGCATATTTTCTACATGTACTACAAATAGTTTAATATGTCAGATTTGTTTGCTGGCTACATGGATCTGTATAAGTGAGCACCAGAAAGTGATAGCTCATAAATGAACTGTATTTACTCGTACaatgattaaaatatatttcccAACTTGTGCTATAAGAATACTGCATTAATATGTAATGCAGAAGGTGATTTCTTTCTGTGAAGATGACAATTACCTGTGAGGCAAGAGATAGAGTTCATCTGGAATTCCCCCAGGACATGATGCAAGTCTGCTTGGCCGGATCCTGTGTTTGTTCCAGAGGTCTTTGCATTCATCCAGGTCTTTCTGCAGAACACTGCTGAAGCAGAATCTCAGCAA from Archocentrus centrarchus isolate MPI-CPG fArcCen1 chromosome 21, fArcCen1, whole genome shotgun sequence carries:
- the LOC115800459 gene encoding uncharacterized protein LOC115800459, which encodes MACARRQDSHIAMYCPNCGKELVELSPNFCSNCGKRIQEICVGSTPQPSTRQTIPPCPTPAFSTFLEYQQKKNEERQKYSVGRKGLKHKEKIKVRINVGLMVIQKGGLRPQRGKNISLTTDPDISATTLLSQAVKKMKDFNKDIKDGPFLLLYPDGTEVINIPGTQRPFTLGAYKAEVGKPYQRITVFICLKRDFEEVGNLSDLSDSDPEIVIKKSSELDLADTLPWEPLDESSPLQQVAETEDDVGDLVLSNEVQQDIDLDNRKDPGTRECLTVQSSCYRNYTNLFEPILIDDEDDVEDLTHDKEKELPTEEPVKTNVQAHEIIAHLALAIDRKKVSRFNICRSDVWDGAVRGFQRSTYSDSNDMFIKFNDDAGCFEEGLDTGGPRREFLTLLMSHLRNRPIFDGPPENRYLVCNSRAAREDEYFLAGKMIAVSIVHGGPAPHFLSKNLVNHMIGNPSFSATVEDVQDEEIGKVLQQVLEAESEESLQNVILQNSTMFQTAGCLRSVKTCEKQAFVEEYLRWYIIDRNHSAIQRFKDGLASLGFLPALQQHSSVLSPVLCFSAKALTASDLETMFRPDLSATGSNRRQKEGKTLGFWADYLLDSEEKMTAVSLEDLLMFATGLAALPPAGIMPPPRLEFLSDSPFPVANTCANTLKLPLLESYIVFKANMDFGIQNAPGFGCH